Proteins from a genomic interval of Caldicellulosiruptor diazotrophicus:
- the pstB gene encoding phosphate ABC transporter ATP-binding protein PstB: MVIIETKDLNLYYGENHALKNINIKINEKAITALIGPSGCGKSTFLRTLNRMNDLIENVRIAGNVYFEGKDIYKEIDVIQLRKKIGMVFQKPNPFPMSIYDNVAYGPRIHGIKKKEVLDEIVESSLKKAYLWDEVKDRLKKSAFSLSGGQQQRLCIARVLAVEPEVILLDEPTSALDPISTLKIEELLEQLKKNYTIIIVTHNMQQAARISDFTGFFLNGELVEFDRTITIFNTPRDKRTEDYITGRFG, translated from the coding sequence ATGGTAATAATAGAAACAAAGGATTTAAATCTGTATTATGGTGAAAACCATGCTCTGAAAAATATAAACATAAAGATAAATGAAAAAGCTATAACTGCATTGATAGGACCATCTGGCTGTGGAAAATCTACTTTCTTGAGAACTTTAAATAGAATGAATGACCTTATTGAAAACGTAAGAATAGCAGGAAATGTATATTTTGAAGGCAAAGATATTTACAAAGAGATTGATGTTATTCAGCTTAGAAAAAAAATTGGAATGGTGTTTCAAAAACCAAATCCATTCCCAATGAGCATATATGACAATGTAGCTTATGGACCAAGAATTCATGGTATTAAAAAGAAAGAAGTACTTGATGAAATTGTAGAAAGTAGCCTTAAAAAAGCCTATCTATGGGATGAAGTAAAAGATAGACTGAAAAAAAGTGCGTTTTCACTCTCAGGAGGGCAACAGCAAAGGCTCTGCATAGCAAGGGTTTTGGCAGTCGAACCTGAAGTGATTTTACTTGATGAGCCAACATCTGCTCTTGACCCAATTTCCACATTAAAAATAGAGGAGCTTTTAGAACAGCTCAAAAAAAATTACACAATAATAATAGTGACACATAATATGCAACAGGCAGCCCGAATCTCTGACTTTACAGGTTTTTTCTTAAATGGAGAGCTTGTAGAGTTTGATAGGACAATAACTATATTTAATACTCCGCGAGATAAAAGAACAGAAGATTATATTACTGGCAGATTTGGATAA
- the phoU gene encoding phosphate signaling complex protein PhoU, producing the protein MTRPTFENELKEIHLDILKMGAMAEEAIDKAILALKTKDVELAQRIIDNDDKIDELTEEIEKKCAIVIATQQPLASDLRLIITAMRIATDIERIADHAEDISQITLKLAKEDYVKPLIDIPKMAEITRSMLKDALDSYVNSDIELAKSVVQRDDLVDTMYQNLIDELEQIMKENSAAVSQCIQFLLVIKYLERIADHSTNIAEWVVYKITGMHKHEWEGREEEGK; encoded by the coding sequence ATGACAAGACCGACATTTGAAAATGAGCTCAAAGAAATCCATCTTGATATTCTCAAGATGGGAGCTATGGCAGAAGAGGCCATTGACAAGGCAATTTTGGCACTTAAGACAAAAGATGTTGAGCTTGCACAAAGGATAATAGATAACGATGATAAGATTGATGAGCTTACAGAAGAGATAGAGAAAAAATGTGCTATTGTTATTGCTACCCAGCAGCCACTTGCAAGTGATCTGAGACTCATAATAACTGCAATGAGAATTGCAACAGATATTGAGAGGATTGCTGACCATGCAGAGGATATTTCTCAGATAACGCTCAAGCTTGCAAAAGAGGATTATGTAAAACCTTTAATTGACATTCCTAAAATGGCTGAAATTACTCGTTCGATGTTGAAAGATGCGTTAGACTCGTATGTAAATTCTGATATAGAACTTGCAAAATCTGTTGTTCAGCGTGATGATTTGGTTGACACAATGTATCAAAACCTTATTGATGAGCTTGAGCAAATAATGAAAGAAAATTCGGCAGCAGTTTCCCAGTGTATCCAGTTTTTGTTAGTTATTAAATATTTAGAAAGAATCGCAGACCATTCTACCAACATAGCTGAATGGGTTGTGTACAAGATAACAGGAATGCATAAACATGAGTGGGAAGGCAGGGAAGAGGAAGGAAAGTGA